CCAACCCTTTTGCAGCTCTGCTATTCTTTTGGAGCGAGCTTGAACGGCAGGTGCGGATCGAAGGAAGAGTCGAGCGCACCTCGGCCGAAGAAAGCGACAAATACTTCAACAGCCGACCCCTGAAGAGCCGGCTGTCGGCGATCGCCTCTCATCAGAGTGCGCCGATCGTCAGCCGCGCAGCCCTTGAACACAATTACGAGGACGTGGCGCGACAGTTTGGCGAAACCCCGCAGCGGCCACCGAACTGGGGCGGTTTTCGTCTGGTGCCGGAACGCATCGAGTTCTGGCAGGGGCGGCGTTCACGCTTCCACGACCGTATCGTCTATACGCGGCAGGAAGATGGCAGCTGGACGCGGCAACGTTTGCAACCGTAAGGGGCATCGCCCCCTGTAGCCGGCTGCGAAGCCGGCCTATGTCGGAGGGTTTCGCGTGTTCGACCAGTTGAAGCTATCCGCCTGGACATCAGGCATCCGCAACAAGTACAACCTGCCGCTGCGCGTGGAATTATGGAACGGCGAGCAGGTCGACTTGTCCTCTGAACAGCCGCGCGTGAAAATCCGCGTGCCGAGCCCGGGAAGCCTGCGCTACCTGCTGTCGCCCACTCTCGACAACCTGGGCGAAGCCTATGTCGAAGGTGCGCTCGAGATCGAGGGACGGGCGGCAGACATGATCCAGATCGGCAGCTCCCTGGCCGAGTCCACCGGCAAGCCGCCGCGCACCAGCCGGGTCGCCAACGCGCTGCGCCTGGTCTCGCCACACACACGCGAAAAGGACGCCGAGGCGATCCGCTACCACTACGACGTTTCGAACGAGTTCTACCAGGAATTCCTCGACCCGGCGATGGTGTATTCCTGCGCCTACTTCGAGAACGGCGACGAAGACCTCGCCACTGCGCAGACGAAAAAGATCGACCACATCCTGACCAAGATCGGCGTGCAGCCGGGCCATACCCTGCTCGACATCGGCTGCGGCTGGGGCGCGCTGGTGCTGCGTGCGGCGCAGAAGTTCGGTGCCCGTTGCGTCGGCGTGACGCTGTCGCAGAACCAGTTCGAACTGGCGCGCGAACGCGTGGCCCAGGCCGGCCTGCAGGACCGGATCGAAGTCCGCCTGCAGGACTACCGCGACGTCAGCGGCGAGTTCGACCGCATTACCAGCGTCGGCATGTTCGAGCACGTCGGCGTGCAGAACCTGCCCGAGTACTTCGGCCGCATCAACGGGCTGCTGGCGCCGGGCGGCGTGGCCATGAACCACGGCATCACGACCACCGACGTCGAACAGCGCTCCAGCCCCTACGGCTGCGGCGAATTCATCGACCGCTATGTGTTCCCGCATGGCGAACTGGCCCACCTGTCGACCGTGATCCGCACCATGCAGGAAGGCGGGCTCGAAGTGCGCGACGTGGAAAACCTGCGCCGCCACTATGCGCGCACCTGCGCGCTCTGGGCCGAGAATTTCGAGGACAACGCCGGGCGCATCCGCCAGCTGGCCGATCCGAAAACCTTCCGCATCTGGCACGTCTACCTGGCCGGCTGCGCCTATGCCTTCGCGCACGACTGGATCAGCCTGTACCAGATCGTGTGCGGCAAGGCGGGCCAGGACCCGGCCCAGATGCCGTGGTCGCGGCACTATATGTACGAGCCGCATCCAGCTGGGGATGTACTGACCAGACATTAACGTAGGGTGGGCACCCCGTGCCCACCCTACTTGACCCGTTCCGCGAAGGTCTTGCGGAACTTCGCCACCTTGGGCGCCACCACGAAGGCGCAGTAGCCCTGCAGCGGGTGCTGCGCGAAGTAGTTCTGGTGGTAGTCCTCGGCCTTGTGCCAGGTCTCGGCCGGCAGCACCTGGGTAACGATGGGCGCATCCCAGACGGCCGCCATTTCCGCCATCACCTTGCGCGCCGTCGCTTCCTGCTCGGGCGAGGTAAAGAAGATGACCGAGCGGTATTGCGTGCCGACGTCGTTGCCCTGGCGGTTCGGGGTCGTCGGATCGTGGATGGTGAAGAAGATTTCAAGGATGTCGCGGTAGCTGATCACGCTCGGATCGAAGTCCAGGCGCACCACTTCCGCATGTCCGGTCGTACCGCCACACACTTGCTCATAAGTGGGATTGGCAGCGGCGCCGCCCATGTATCCGGATTCGACGCGGGTCACGCCGCGCGCTTCGAGATACACGGCTTCCAGGCACCAGAAACAGCCGCCGCCCAGGATCGCCATTTCGCTTGCTGCTTGCTGGCTCATACACGTTCCTTGGCAAGGTAGTCATTTTTCATGGCTTTACTGTAACCCAAAGCGCAGGCCCGTGCATGCCGGCAGTGGGAGCGGTGCCGGGCCGCGCGGGCCATTGATGGCATAATGGCGAAAATGAACACCAGCTCTCCCCGCGCCACCGAGCGCGGTTTCGATTCCGCGCATTTCCGCCAGGCCCTGTCCCAGTTTGCGACCGGCGTCACCGTCATTACGACCCGCCTGGCCGACGGCACTTTCCGCGGACTGACCGCCAGTTCCTTCAACTCCGTCTCGCTGGAACCGCCGCTGGTACTGTGGAGCCTGTCCGGCAAGGCGAATAGCCTGCCCATCTTCAGCGGCAACTCGCACTACGTGATCAATGTGCTGTCCGCCGAGCAGGAAGACCTGGCGCGGCGCTTTTCGCGCCGCGGCGAAGACCCCTTCGCCAGCACCGACTACGAACTTTCGCGCACCGGCCAACCGATCCTGAAGGGCGTCGCCGCCTGGTTCGAATGCCATAACCGCAGTCGCTACCCGGAAGGCGACCACGTGATCTTCGTCGGCGAAGTCGAGGAATGCGCGGTGCACGCACAGCCGGTGCTGATCTTCCACGGCGGGCAATTCGGCTCTACGTAGAAAAATGAAAATGCCTGTCGCAGTTAGAAAAGCAGCGGCAGGACGGGATTTCTATAATGTCCGGGCACCGATGGCGCAGACCATCCCCACCCCACAAGATTCTTCTGAGACAGGAGTCCCATGAGCCGTTCCGATTCGCCCCGCAAAGCCCAGTTCCACTGGGATGACCCGCTGCTGCTGAACGCGCAGCTGAACGACGAGGAGCGCATGGTGCGCGATGCCGCTAGCGCGTATTGCCAGGACAAGCTGAAACCGCGCATCCTTGAGGCCTTCCGCCACGAGACCATGGACACGTCCATTTTCCGCGAGATGGGCGAACTCGGCCTGCTGGGCCCGACCATTCCCGAACAGTACGGTGGCCCCGGCCTGAACTATGTGTCATACGGCCTGATCGCGCGCGAAGTCGAGCGCGTCGATTCCGGTTACCGCTCAATGATGAGCGTGCAGTCCTCGCTGGTGATGGTGCCGATCTACGAGTTCGGCAATGAGGAAACGAAACAGAAATACCTGCCCAAGCTGGCCACCGGCGAATGGATCGGCTGCTTCGGCCTGACCGAGCCGAACCACGGCTCCGACCCCGGCTCGATGGTCACGCGCGCGCGCAAGGTCGCGGGCGGCTACTCGCTCAGCGGCTCGAAGATGTGGATCACCAACTCGCCGGTCGCCGACGTGTTCGTGGTCTGGGCCAAGGACGACGAAGGCGCGATCCGCGGTTTCGTGCTGGAAAAAGGCTGGAAAGGCCTGTCGGCCCCGGCGATCCACGGCAAGTTCGGCCTGCGCGCCTCGGTCACCGGCGAAATCGTCATGGACGAAGTGTTCTGCCCGGAAGAAAACGCCTTCCCGGAGGTACGCGGCCTGAAGGGCCCGTTCACCTGCCTGAACTCGGCCCGCTACGGCATCGCCTGGGGCGCGCTCGGCGCGGCGGAAGACTGCTGGCATACCGCGCGCCAGTACGTACTCGACCGCAAGCAGTTCGGCAAGCCGCTCGCGGCCAACCAGCTGGTGCAAAAGAAGCTGGCCGACATGCAGACCGAAATCACGCTGGGCCTGCAGGGCTGCCTGCGCCTGGGCCGCATGAAGGACGAGGGCACGGCGGCGGTCGAGATCACCTCGATCATGAAGCGCAATTCCTGCGGCAAGTCGCTGGACATCGCCCGCACCGCGCGTGACATGCTCGGCGGTAACGGCATCTCGGACGAGTTCGGCATCATCCGCCACATGGTCAACCTCGAGGTGGTCAACACCTACGAAGGCACGCACGACATCCACGCCCTGATCCTGGGCCGGGCGCAGACCGGCATCGCGGCGTTCTGATCCGGACGATGCGACGAAAAAAAACCCCGCCGCGGCGGGGTTTTTTCATGCCTGGCAGCGGCTCAGAACTTGTAGCCGACCGACAGGATGAACGAGTCCGGGTCCAGCTTCATGTGCTGATGCTGGTTGGTCGAGAAGTGCACGTCGGTGCGCAGACGGGTCTTGATGTAGGACGCGTTGGCGAACCATTTCTCGTTGACGTTGTACTGCAGGCCGAGCTGGCCGGCATAGGTCCACTTGTTGTCGATGCTGAAGGTGGTCGCCGTGCCGCCGCCCGGATTGGTCAGCGCGGTCATCGCGAACGAGCCGGTTTCCTTCTGGAAGTAGGCATAGGCGAGGCCGATACCGACGTACGGACGGATGCGCGAGCTCGGGGACAGGAAGCGGTACTGCAGCAGGGCGATGGCCGGCATGGCCTCGACGGTGCCAAGCTGGCCGGTGCCGGCGATCGCGCCCGCGCCGTAGATCTTGTGCTTGTACGGAGTACCAACCGCGGACTCGACCGAGATGTTGTCGGTCAGGCCGTAGGTAATGACCGCCACCGGCTGGGTGTCCTTGCCGACGTCGCCCAGCGAGTTCGGCAGCGCCGGCGCCGAGATCGGACCGCTTTCGACGTCCGGCTTCAGCTGGTTGACGCCAACCGACACGGTGAACTGGCCCTTCGACTGCGCCGCCGCGCCGGTCGCCACAGCCAGCGCGCCCGCAGCGACCAGCAATTTCACGACATTCTTGCTTACTTTCATAAATTCTCCTGATTCTTTTAAGATCGCCCCGCCTCCTCGGGCGGGGTTCTGCCGTGAATTACAGCCAGCCCTTGACGGTCATCTGCTCCAGCACGTAGCGCGCGATCAGCGCGTACTCGAACGGGGTCGGGTGCACGGAGTCGGCGAACATGTAGTGGCTGACGTCGCCAGCGATCAGGTTGTTCTTGTTGCAGACCAGCGAGGAACCGAGCGGGTTCTTGGCAGGGCTCAGGTCGCAAGCCGGGGTCGTGGTGTTGGTCAGGCCGTACGGCGCCGGATTGGTCGCCTGGTCGCGGCTGACGGCGGCCAGGTCGACGTACAGGACCTTCGGCTCGCCCGCGACGGCTGCTTTCAGCGTGTCGTTGAAGGCGGCAACCATGGCCTGGATCAGCTTCTGGGTGTCGGCCGACTGCGCCTTGGCCGACGGCGAGATCGACACGTCCGGCAGGTTGTTCACGACCACGTAGCCTGCGCCATTCGCCACGATCTGGGTCTTGACCAGGGCGCCCAGCTCGGCGCCGGCAGTGCCGAGGGCCTTGACCAGGTCCGCACCGTGGGCGGCCGAGTAGGCCAGGCCGGCCGCTTGCGCGTCGGCGCCTGCCTTGGCGCCGATGGCGGCGGCATTCGCGACGGCGGCGGTGTTGCCGTTCTGGGCGGCGGCGGTGATGGCGGCCGTGATGATCGCCGGGGCAGCGCTGCCCTTGGCGGCTTCAGCCTGGATCGCTGCGCCGATCGCGGCGGCGCCGGTCTGCGGGTTGGTGGTGCCCGGGGCCAGCTGGGCCACCAGGCTCTGCGCCAGTGCCTGGCCGCCGGCAGTGGTGGCGCCGGCCGACAGTTCGCCGAGCTGTTCCAGCACGTCGTTGCCGCCCGCCATGACGATGACCAGTTCATCGCTCTTGAACTTGCCACCGGTTTTCTTCAGGTGGTTGGCGATCTGGGTGACGACCGGCACGGTCATCTGGCCCAGGGATACCGCCGCGCCCGGCTTGTCGAGGGCCTTGTTGCCCGGGCCGATCGGGTTGGTCACGCGGGCGCCGCCCTGGGCGTAGTTGAAGCATTCCGGATGGTCGGTCACCGGCACCGAGAAGCCGGCGGACGCGGTGCCCAGCAAGCCGGTCTGGGCCGCGCATGGCGCCGGCAGGCCGAGCTGGGCAGCGATCAGCGTGGTGTAGTTCTTGCCGGTCAGCTCAGGGCTGACCGACGTATTGTTGCCGTTGATGGTGTACTGGCCGCCACCCAGGGCTGCGACAGCGCCGACGGCATAGGTGCCGACGTCGGAGAGGCTGTCGCCGAAGGTGATCTGGTTGCTGAACTTGGTCTTGGGCGTCTGGTCGCCGCCGCTGGGGCCGTTGCCACCGCAGGCGGTCAGTACGGCTGCGGTCAGCAGCGCGAGCGCGAAAGAGGTCTTACGCATTGTGTCTCCTAGATGAGGTTTTTCTTTGCTTTGAAACGAACGCCCGTGCTATTCGTATCACAACTAATATGCCAGTGTTCAGCTTGGTTGTATAGCGGAAAAGACTGTGTGTCGTACCTGGGCAATACTATTTGCAACACGGTATGGATGAAGCCGGCAGCGCTGGCGATTATAGCAACGCCGCCGAGCTTGTCATATGGAAAAACTGTATCCAGGCCGATCCTCAGCGCGCCAGCACGGACTGGAAGTAATCGCGTGTCGCCGCCATGCAGAAAGGCGCCACCAGCCCCGCGTGATAGCTGGCCGCCACGGCGTCGCCGCCGTTCGCTGCGCGCAGGATCGTGCGGGCAGCGACAAAGCCGGCTTTCGCGCTGCGGAAGGGGTCGTTCAGGCTGGGCGTATCGTCGATGTCGAGCTCGGTGATCGCCGCGCCGCGCGCCCGGAAATAAGCGGATGCCGAAGTGGTATTGAAGTACGGCACCGTCGGGTCATCATGGCCGCCGCACAACAGGGTCGGTGCGGTCGGCAGGTAACTGCGCAAATCGTTGCGCACCAGCCATCTACGCAGATTGTTCGCGGGGGCGCAGCTCAGCGGTGCGGTCGCGCTCTGGTCGCAGGGATGCAGCGCCATGTCCGCCAGGTAGGCGGCGCGGTAATCGCTGCGGATCAGGTTGTTGGCGCCGAAGTACTGGGTATAGCCCGGCGCCTGCGGCATCGAGCCGGCCGCGAACAGGGCGGTCGCCGGCAGCTTGCCCTGGCTGACCAGATCGCTGCCGCCCAGCGTGCCCGGCACCAGGTCGACGATGCTCGCGGCGTACTGCGCCTCGTAGACGTCGGCAGGCGTGCCGTAGATCGCCGCGCTGGCGTGCTGGGCCGCGTTGATGATGGTCGGCACGATGACGGTTGCGCCATCGCGCGGCGCGCCGCCGAACAGGTCGTCGCCGAAGCGGGCGATCGCATACGGGCCGGACATGCCGGCCGCGGCGGTGAGCGTGAACTCGGCGTTGCCCAGTTCCTGCATCGCGCGCTGGGTCGCCAGCGCCACATAACCGCCCTGCGAATAGCCGGTGACCATCAGCTTGCCGGAATCGCGCACGCCGATCGCGCCGAAACTGCTGCGCGCTGCGCGCAGGCCGTCGATCATGTCGGCTGCTTCCTGCACCCGGTCGAGATAGGGGTGATAGCCCAGCGAGGAACCGCCATAGCCGGCATAGTTGGGCGCGACCACGATGAAGCCCTGGGCCGCGAACACGGCGGCGGCCAGGCGCGCCTCGGTGTTGTTGGCGATGTCGGCCATGTCGTAGGACTTCTGCAGCGAGGTGCCGTGGGCGTACAACAGCACCGGCCGTGAATTGCTGCACGAGTTGCCGCCGCCGGTGGGCACGAAGATGGCTGCGCTGGCATCGGTCGCCTCGCCGGCGCCGCCGATGGTGTTGTAGTGCACGCGGTAGACCGAGACCGAGCACTGCGGCTGGCCGGCCACCGCCAGCGTGCCCTGCTGGGCCGACTCGAGGAAGCCGGCCAGCACGGTCGGCGACAGCGTCGTCAGGCTGGCGCCGCCGACGTTGACGGCGATCGAGGCGGCCTGGCCGAGCAGGCTGCCGCGGGACAGGCCGGGCAAGGGATCGGGGTTGGCGACGCCGACCGGCGTGCCGCCGGTCGTGGTGCCGCCGCTGCAGGCGGCGAGCAGGAGACCCAGGCCGAGGCTGAGGCCCAGGGTGTGAAGCGGACGGATGGATTTCATTCTGATTTGCTAACTTCGGGATCTCAAATGCGTCGTCCCCGCGCAGGCGGGGACCCAGGTTCTGTTTGCGTTTCGATAGCGCAAGCAGATTGGATCCCCGCCTGCGCGGGGACGACGTTGGGAAAACGCGGGGACGACCTTGGAAAGCGCACTTTACGCGCGCTGTTCGATTTCCCGAAAGCATGCCTTGCGCATGCGTTTTTGAGAAGCCCTGGTTTGTATCAGAGCTCGGTAGTGTTGTTTATCAGTCCGTGCACGATGCCGGTCGAGCCATGCGCGGCGCGGCGCAGGCGGTCGTTGACGCCCAGCCAGGCGCCGTCCTGCGGCGGGGCCTCGACCAGGATCAGGTCGGCGCCGGCGCCGTCCATCGTGCGCAGCGCCGCGTACAGCGCGTGCGCAAAACCTGCCGGCGTGGCCGGCAGCGCGACCTCGGCGTGCGTGGATGGCAGGGGCGAGTAGTGGATCAGCGCGACCTTGCGGCCGGCGCCATGCAGGCGCTCCAGGGTCGCGGCCAGGGTGGCCGTGTCCTGCATCGCCACCGGCGTGTGCGGTGCGTAATGCGATTCGAGGGTGCCGGAAGCGCGCGGCGCGGCGGCGTCCGGACGGGCCGGCATCTGGTCGATCACCGCGGCAATGCTCTCCGCCGAGATATGGCCGGGGCGCAGCAGCACCGGACCGTGGGTGGCCAGGCGCGACAGGTCGACGATGGTCGATTCGATCCCGACCTCGCTCTGCCCGCCGTCCAGCACCGCGGCGATGCGCGCGTCGCTACCGAATTCGTCGCGCACATGCTGGGCCGTGGTCGGGCTGACGTGGCCGAATTTGTTCGCCGACGGTGCCGCCACCCCGCCCTTGCCTCCCTTGAAAGCTTGCAGCAGGCGGATCGCGACCGGATGCGAGGGACAGCGGATACCGACCGTGTCCTGGCCGCCGGAGACGGCGTCGGGAATGTTCGGCGCGCGCTTCAGGATCATGGTCAGCGGACCGGGCCAGAAGGCCTCGGCCAGCTGGTATGCCTCGGACGGAATGTCGGCGCACCAGTAATCGAGCGCCGCCCGCATATCGGGCGCGGGCGCCACGTGCACGATCACCGGGTGATCCTGCGGACGCCCCTTGGCGGCATAGATGGCGGCGACGGCCGCCGGGTTCTCGGCGTCCGCGCCCAGGCCGTACACGGTCTCGGTGGGAAAGGCGACCAGGCTGCCGGCTTCGAGCGCGCGCGCGGCGGCGTCGATCGCTGCCTGGCCGGCTTCGCCCTGCTGGTCCTGCTGCTGGGTCACGGTGCGATCCCCAGGATCGCGCAGGCAGCCGCGAACTGGCGCTGCGCCTCGTCCAGCGTCGGCGCGACGAAAGTCACGTGGCCCATCTTGCGGCCGCGGCGCGGGTCGTCCTTGCCGTACAGGTGCAGGTTGGCGCCCGGCAGGGCCAGCACTTTGTCCCATGCCGGCTCACGCACAGGATCAGCTTCACCCGCGCCGTCGAACCAGACGTCGCCCAGGATATTCAGCATCACGGCCGGGGAATGCTGGCGCACGTCGCCCAGCGGCAGGCGCGCCATCGCCCTCACCTGCTGCGCGAACTGGCTGGTGATGCAGGCATCGATGGTGTAGTGGCCGCTGTTGTGCGGACGCGGCGCCATCTCGTTGACGACCAGCGAACCGTCCTCCAGCACGAAGAACTCGATGCACAGCACGCCGACATAAGCGAGTTCGGCGACGATCGCGCGGGCGGCGTCCTGCGCCTTGCGTGCGCAGTCGGCGGAGACGTTCGGGCCCGGCACGGTGGTCGTGAACAGGATGCCGTCGCGGTGCACGTTCTCGGCGATCGGATACACGACGGAGGCGCCGTCATGGCCGCGCGCGGTCAGCACCGAGACCTCGTAGGCCAGCGGCAGCATTTTTTCCAATAGGCAGGTCACCTTGCCCATCGATTCGAAGGCGGCGCGCACATCCTCGCGCGAACGCACGCGCACCTGGCCCTTGCCGTCGTAGCCCATGCGCACGGTCTTCAAAATACCGGGCAGCAGCTCGTCGGCGATGGCGTCGATGTCTTCCTGGGATGCGATGACCTTGTGCGGCGCCGGCATCACGCCGGATTTGTCCGCGCAGGCGACGAAGAAGGATTTCTCGGCGATGCGGTCCTGGGCCACCGACACGCCGTGGGCGTCCGGGGCCACGAAGACCTGTTGCGCCAGCCTGCTCAGGCTGGCGGCCGGGACGTTCTCGAACTCGGTGGTGACGGCCGCGCAGCGGCTCGCCAGCGCATCGAGGCCGGCGGCGTCCGTGTAGCCGGCTTCGACCAGGTCTTCGGCGACCTGCCCGGCCGGGCAATCGGCGCTGGGCTCCAGCACGGCGACCTTGTAGCCCATGGCTTGCGCGGCCTGGGCGAACATGCGGCCGAGCTGGCCGCCGCCCATCACGCCCAGCCAGGTGGACGGGTTGGCAGCGGGCAGCAGAGGGTGCAGTTTCTGATCACTCATTGACGATCACTTCTCATTCCTGCGGCAGGACCATGGCC
This window of the Massilia sp. WG5 genome carries:
- a CDS encoding S9 family peptidase; the protein is MKSIRPLHTLGLSLGLGLLLAACSGGTTTGGTPVGVANPDPLPGLSRGSLLGQAASIAVNVGGASLTTLSPTVLAGFLESAQQGTLAVAGQPQCSVSVYRVHYNTIGGAGEATDASAAIFVPTGGGNSCSNSRPVLLYAHGTSLQKSYDMADIANNTEARLAAAVFAAQGFIVVAPNYAGYGGSSLGYHPYLDRVQEAADMIDGLRAARSSFGAIGVRDSGKLMVTGYSQGGYVALATQRAMQELGNAEFTLTAAAGMSGPYAIARFGDDLFGGAPRDGATVIVPTIINAAQHASAAIYGTPADVYEAQYAASIVDLVPGTLGGSDLVSQGKLPATALFAAGSMPQAPGYTQYFGANNLIRSDYRAAYLADMALHPCDQSATAPLSCAPANNLRRWLVRNDLRSYLPTAPTLLCGGHDDPTVPYFNTTSASAYFRARGAAITELDIDDTPSLNDPFRSAKAGFVAARTILRAANGGDAVAASYHAGLVAPFCMAATRDYFQSVLAR
- a CDS encoding acyl-CoA dehydrogenase yields the protein MSRSDSPRKAQFHWDDPLLLNAQLNDEERMVRDAASAYCQDKLKPRILEAFRHETMDTSIFREMGELGLLGPTIPEQYGGPGLNYVSYGLIAREVERVDSGYRSMMSVQSSLVMVPIYEFGNEETKQKYLPKLATGEWIGCFGLTEPNHGSDPGSMVTRARKVAGGYSLSGSKMWITNSPVADVFVVWAKDDEGAIRGFVLEKGWKGLSAPAIHGKFGLRASVTGEIVMDEVFCPEENAFPEVRGLKGPFTCLNSARYGIAWGALGAAEDCWHTARQYVLDRKQFGKPLAANQLVQKKLADMQTEITLGLQGCLRLGRMKDEGTAAVEITSIMKRNSCGKSLDIARTARDMLGGNGISDEFGIIRHMVNLEVVNTYEGTHDIHALILGRAQTGIAAF
- a CDS encoding L-threonylcarbamoyladenylate synthase; translation: MTQQQDQQGEAGQAAIDAAARALEAGSLVAFPTETVYGLGADAENPAAVAAIYAAKGRPQDHPVIVHVAPAPDMRAALDYWCADIPSEAYQLAEAFWPGPLTMILKRAPNIPDAVSGGQDTVGIRCPSHPVAIRLLQAFKGGKGGVAAPSANKFGHVSPTTAQHVRDEFGSDARIAAVLDGGQSEVGIESTIVDLSRLATHGPVLLRPGHISAESIAAVIDQMPARPDAAAPRASGTLESHYAPHTPVAMQDTATLAATLERLHGAGRKVALIHYSPLPSTHAEVALPATPAGFAHALYAALRTMDGAGADLILVEAPPQDGAWLGVNDRLRRAAHGSTGIVHGLINNTTEL
- a CDS encoding OmpW family protein, with product MKVSKNVVKLLVAAGALAVATGAAAQSKGQFTVSVGVNQLKPDVESGPISAPALPNSLGDVGKDTQPVAVITYGLTDNISVESAVGTPYKHKIYGAGAIAGTGQLGTVEAMPAIALLQYRFLSPSSRIRPYVGIGLAYAYFQKETGSFAMTALTNPGGGTATTFSIDNKWTYAGQLGLQYNVNEKWFANASYIKTRLRTDVHFSTNQHQHMKLDPDSFILSVGYKF
- a CDS encoding cyclopropane-fatty-acyl-phospholipid synthase family protein → MFDQLKLSAWTSGIRNKYNLPLRVELWNGEQVDLSSEQPRVKIRVPSPGSLRYLLSPTLDNLGEAYVEGALEIEGRAADMIQIGSSLAESTGKPPRTSRVANALRLVSPHTREKDAEAIRYHYDVSNEFYQEFLDPAMVYSCAYFENGDEDLATAQTKKIDHILTKIGVQPGHTLLDIGCGWGALVLRAAQKFGARCVGVTLSQNQFELARERVAQAGLQDRIEVRLQDYRDVSGEFDRITSVGMFEHVGVQNLPEYFGRINGLLAPGGVAMNHGITTTDVEQRSSPYGCGEFIDRYVFPHGELAHLSTVIRTMQEGGLEVRDVENLRRHYARTCALWAENFEDNAGRIRQLADPKTFRIWHVYLAGCAYAFAHDWISLYQIVCGKAGQDPAQMPWSRHYMYEPHPAGDVLTRH
- a CDS encoding flavin reductase family protein, whose translation is MNTSSPRATERGFDSAHFRQALSQFATGVTVITTRLADGTFRGLTASSFNSVSLEPPLVLWSLSGKANSLPIFSGNSHYVINVLSAEQEDLARRFSRRGEDPFASTDYELSRTGQPILKGVAAWFECHNRSRYPEGDHVIFVGEVEECAVHAQPVLIFHGGQFGST
- the msrA gene encoding peptide-methionine (S)-S-oxide reductase MsrA encodes the protein MSQQAASEMAILGGGCFWCLEAVYLEARGVTRVESGYMGGAAANPTYEQVCGGTTGHAEVVRLDFDPSVISYRDILEIFFTIHDPTTPNRQGNDVGTQYRSVIFFTSPEQEATARKVMAEMAAVWDAPIVTQVLPAETWHKAEDYHQNYFAQHPLQGYCAFVVAPKVAKFRKTFAERVK
- a CDS encoding 5-(carboxyamino)imidazole ribonucleotide synthase translates to MSDQKLHPLLPAANPSTWLGVMGGGQLGRMFAQAAQAMGYKVAVLEPSADCPAGQVAEDLVEAGYTDAAGLDALASRCAAVTTEFENVPAASLSRLAQQVFVAPDAHGVSVAQDRIAEKSFFVACADKSGVMPAPHKVIASQEDIDAIADELLPGILKTVRMGYDGKGQVRVRSREDVRAAFESMGKVTCLLEKMLPLAYEVSVLTARGHDGASVVYPIAENVHRDGILFTTTVPGPNVSADCARKAQDAARAIVAELAYVGVLCIEFFVLEDGSLVVNEMAPRPHNSGHYTIDACITSQFAQQVRAMARLPLGDVRQHSPAVMLNILGDVWFDGAGEADPVREPAWDKVLALPGANLHLYGKDDPRRGRKMGHVTFVAPTLDEAQRQFAAACAILGIAP
- a CDS encoding SGNH/GDSL hydrolase family protein; its protein translation is MRKTSFALALLTAAVLTACGGNGPSGGDQTPKTKFSNQITFGDSLSDVGTYAVGAVAALGGGQYTINGNNTSVSPELTGKNYTTLIAAQLGLPAPCAAQTGLLGTASAGFSVPVTDHPECFNYAQGGARVTNPIGPGNKALDKPGAAVSLGQMTVPVVTQIANHLKKTGGKFKSDELVIVMAGGNDVLEQLGELSAGATTAGGQALAQSLVAQLAPGTTNPQTGAAAIGAAIQAEAAKGSAAPAIITAAITAAAQNGNTAAVANAAAIGAKAGADAQAAGLAYSAAHGADLVKALGTAGAELGALVKTQIVANGAGYVVVNNLPDVSISPSAKAQSADTQKLIQAMVAAFNDTLKAAVAGEPKVLYVDLAAVSRDQATNPAPYGLTNTTTPACDLSPAKNPLGSSLVCNKNNLIAGDVSHYMFADSVHPTPFEYALIARYVLEQMTVKGWL